The Miscanthus floridulus cultivar M001 chromosome 17, ASM1932011v1, whole genome shotgun sequence genome has a window encoding:
- the LOC136518624 gene encoding cyanohydrin beta-glucosyltransferase-like, whose translation MGSNAPPPPTPHMVLVPFPGQGHVAPLMQLARLLHARGARVTFVYTQYNYRRLLRAKGEAAVRPAATSSERFRVEVIDDGLSLSVPQNDVAGLVDFLRHNCLDPFRALLRRLGHEAEEQGAPPVTCVVGDVVMTFAAAAAREAGIPEVQFFTASTCGLMGYLQYGELVKRGLVPFKDASLLTDDGYLDTPLEWVPGMSHMRLRDMPAFCRTTDPDDVMVSATLQQMESAAGSKALILNTLYELEKDVVDALAAFFPSIYTVGPLAEVIASSDSDSGLAGMDISIWQEDTRCLSWLEGKPAGSVVYVNFGSMHVMTAEQAREFALGLARCGSPFLWVKRPDVVDGGEVVLPEALLDEVARGGGLVVPWCPQAEVLKHAAVGLFVSHCGWNSLLEATAAGQPVLAWPCHAEQTTNCRQVCEVWGNGAQLPREVESGAVARLVREMMVGDLGKEKRAKAAEWKAAAEAAARKGGASWRNVERVVNDLLLVGSKQ comes from the coding sequence ATGGGCAGCAACGCGCCCCCTCCGCCGACGCCGCACATGGTGCTGGTCCCGTTCCCGGGGCAAGGCCACGTCGCGCCGCTGATGCAGCTGGCGCGCCTCCTCCACGCCCGGGGCGCGCGCGTCACCTTCGTCTACACCCAGTACAACTACCGCCGCCTCCTGCGCGCCAAGGGCGAGGCCGCCGTCAGgcccgccgccacctcctccGAGAGGTTCCGCGTCGAGGTCATCGACGACGGCCTCTCCCTCTCCGTGCCGCAGAACGACGTGGCGgggctcgtcgacttcctgcgcCACAACTGCCTCGACCCGTTCCGCGCGCTGCTGCGGCGCCTGGGGCACGAGGCGGAGGAGCAAGGCGCGCCGCCCGTCACTTGCGTCGTGGGCGACGTCGTCATGACCTTCGCGGCGGCCGCCGCCAGGGAGGCCGGCATCCCCGAGGTGCAGTTTTTCACGGCCTCCACATGCGGACTCATGGGCTACTTGCAGTATGGCGAGCTCGTCAAACGAGGCCTCGTCCCTTTCAAAGACGCGAGCCTCCTGACCGACGACGGGTACCTGGACACGCCACTGGAGTGGGTGCCGGGGATGAGCCACATGCGGCTCAGGGACATGCCGGCGTTCTGCCGCACCACGGACCCCGACGACGTCATGGTGTCCGCCACGCTCCAGCAGATGGAGAGCGCCGCCGGCTCCAAGGCCCTCATCCTCAACACCCTGTACGAGCTCGAGAAGGACGTGGTGGACGCGCTCGCCGCCTTCTTCCCGTCGATCTACACCGTGGGCCCGCTCGCCGAGGTCATCGCGtcctccgactccgactccgGCCTCGCCGGCATGGACATCAGCATCTGGCAGGAGGACACGCGGTGCCTGTCGTGGCTTGAAGGGAAGCCGGCCGGCTCCGTGGTTTACGTCAACTTCGGCAGCATGCACGTCATGACGGCCGAGCAGGCGCGGGAGTTCGCGCTGGGCCTGGCGCGCTGCGGCTCCCCGTTCCTGTGGGTGAAGCGCCCCGACGTGGTGGACGGCGGCGAGGTGGTGTTGCCGGAGGCCCTACTGGACGAAGTGGCGCGCGGCGGGGGCCTCGTCGTGCCGTGGTGCCCGCAGGCGGAAGTGCTCAAGCACGCCGCCGTGGGGCTGTTCGTCTCGCACTGCGGGTGGAACTCCCTGCTGGAGGCCACGGCGGCTGGGCAGCCGGTGCTCGCCTGGCCCTGCCACGCGGAGCAGACCACCAACTGCAGGCAGGTGTGCGAGGTCTGGGGCAACGGCGCGCAGCTGCCCAGGGAAGTGGAGAGCGGCGCGGTGGCCCGTCTGGTGAGGGAGATGATGGTCGGGGATCTGGGGAAGGAGAAGCGGGCGAAGGCGGCGGAGTggaaggcggcggcggaggccgcgGCCAGGAAAGGCGGCGCGTCGTGGCGTAATGTTGAACGCGTGGTGAACGACCTGCTGCTGGTCGGGAGCAAGCAGTGA